A single Nicotiana tabacum cultivar K326 chromosome 5, ASM71507v2, whole genome shotgun sequence DNA region contains:
- the LOC142181100 gene encoding uncharacterized protein LOC142181100 produces the protein MEKTFLLAFLLISLHIIATSCLTMNISTDRSSLLALKSHITSDPYRILSTNWSSSSTSICNWIGITCGSRHQRVTVLNISDMGLTGTIPPQLGNLSFLVSLDLSYNNFQGELPPEFTHLRRLRAIDLSFNFLSGQIPQLLGDLDDLRMLSLVNNSFNGSIPSSISKMKNLEFLNLKYNNLEGNIPIEIATLQRLKQFSLGYNKLNGSNVLSMSNISSTLEILDLRNASLIGDFPSDLCRRLPRLQKLGLSSNMLSGELPRSISECSELQVLLLFQNNIVGTIPREVGNLLLLQYLDLGQNRLEGIIPNEIGHLHNLKELMMDNQLEGPLPKKVGNLTMLNILDLANNTLTGVIPDEVGNLQELVGLTLYLNNFSGPIPIGIFNISTLRAISITNNHISGKIPSTIGKGLPNVEGIYLSETNINGVLPSSISNLSKLTVLELGGNELTGSIPESLGNLRQLESLNLYGNSFKSDLSFITPLANSKHLYRLTLSFNPLNAMLPKSIGNLSSLQMFEAIGCNLMGHLPNEIGKLRNLSSLFLEDNDLTGVVPTSIASLKNLQRLSLGTNRLSGSFPNGLCELSNLGLLNLSQNQMWGSIPSCLGDVTSLREIYLDSNNFTSNIPSNLWNLKDTLKLNLSSNFFNGSLPPEIGNLKDAILLDLSWNQISGNIPSTVGGLQKLIQLSLAHNRIEGSLPDTIGKLLTLEALDLSYNNISGVIPKSLEELKQLGSFNVSFNRLHGEIPNGGPFVDLPYQSFMSNEGLCGNLQKHVPACPSNNHSNSKKRRLVWIVVASSVISVIGLASAIVFMLMRRRGKTVNAEDEWLPEVAPQRISYYELQRATQGFDGNNLLGSGSFGSVYKGTLADGMIVAVKVFNVQMEGTFQTFDRECEILRNLRHRNLIKIISSCCNLDFKALILEYMPNESLDKLLYSRDYSLNIMQRLNIMVDVASALEYLHHGYSVPIIHCDLKPSNVLLDNDMVGHLSDFGIAKLLTKEESIAHTTTFATIGYIAPEYGSEGLISKRSDVYSYGIMLLEIFTKKKPNDEMFTGDLNLRSCVHNSLPDELDQFIDTDLLTLDEQNSSQKLQCLTLIMELAMNCTTNIPGERMNMVDVVAALKKIKQKLSSYY, from the exons ATGGAGAAAACATTCTTGTTAGCATttttattgatatctcttcacaTTATAGCAACTTCATGCTTAACCATGAATATAAGCACAGATCGATCTTCTCTTCTTGCCTTAAAATCCCACATCACTTCAGACCCTTATCGCATTCTCTCAACGAACTGGTCTTCTAGTTCTACCTCAATTTGTAACTGGATTGGAATCACTTGTGGCTCGCGCCATCAACGAGTTACTGTGCTGAATATTTCAGACATGGGCTTGACTGGTACCATCCCACCACAACTTGGCaacctttcttttcttgtttcactTGATCTAAGCTACAACAATTTCCAAGGTGAACTTCCACCAGAGTTCACTCATTTGCGAAGATTAAGAGCCATTGATCTTAGTTTCAACTTCTTGTCTGGACAAATTCCTCAGTTATTGGGTGATTTAGATGACCTTCGAATGCTCTCTCTGGTAAACAATAGTTTCAATGGGTCTATTCCTTCTTCTATCTCTAAGATGAAGAATCTTGAATTCTTGAATCTGAAGTACAATAATCTAGAAGGAAATATTCCTATAGAAATAGCAACTCTTCAGAGATTGAAACAGTTTTCCTTGGGATACAATAAACTCAATGGATCCAATGTGCTTTCCATGTCCAATATCTCAAGTACACTAGAAATTTTGGATCTCAGAAATGCTAGTTTAATTGGTGATTTCCCTTCTGATTTATGTCGTCGTCTTCCCAGATTACAAAAGCTTGGACTTAGCTCCAATATGTTAAGCGGAGAGCTACCAAGAAGCATATCTGAATGCTCAGAACTTCAAGTCCTATTGTTGTTTCAAAATAACATTGTTGGAACAATTCCAAGAGAAGTAGGTAACTTACTACTGCTGCAATATTTGGATCTTGGACAAAACAGGTTAGAAG GCATAATTCCAAATGAGATTGGTCATCTTCATAACTTGAAGGAATTGATGATGGACAACCAGCTTGAAGGACCTCTACCaaaaaaagttggaaatttgactATGCTTAACATACTTGATCTTGCAAATAATACCTTGACAG GTGTAATTCCAGATGAAGTTGGTAATCTTCAAGAGTTGGTTGGCCTTACATTGTATCTCAATAACTTTAGTGGACCTATCCCTATTGGTATCTTCAATATCTCAACCCTTAGAGCTATTTCAATCACAAATAACCACATTTCAGGTAAAATTCCTTCCACTATAGGCAAAGGGTTACCTAATGTTGAAGGAATTTATCTATCTGAAACCAACATTAATGGTGTTTTACCTAGTTCCATCTCAAATTTGTCCAAGCTTACTGTTCTCGAACTCGGTGGAAATGAACTTACGGGTTCAATTCCTGAGTCTTTAGGAAATTTAAGACAACTTGAAAGTCTCAACTTGTATGGTAACTCCTTCAAAAGTGACTTGAGCTTTATTACGCCTTTGGCCAATTCAAAACACTTGTATAGATTGACATTGTCTTTCAATCCCCTAAATGCAATGCTTCCGAAATCCATTGGCAATCTTTCTTCTCTTCAAATGTTTGAGGCAATAGGTTGTAACCTCATGGGCCATCTTCCAAATGAAATAGGAAAATTGAGAAACTTATCTTCTTTGTTCCTGGAAGATAATGACTTGACTGGCGTTGTCCCAACGTCAATAGCTTCTTTGAAAAATCTTCAACGACTTTCACTTGGTACAAACAGATTGAGTGGTTCTTTCCCAAATGGTTTGTGTGAGCTATCCAACTTGGGTTTGCTAAACCTTTCACAAAATCAAATGTGGGGAAGTATTCCGAGTTGCTTAGGGGATGTGACTTCTCTTAGGGAGATTTATCTTGATTCCAATAACTTCACTTCTAACATACCTTCAAATCTATGGAACCTCAAAGATACTTTGAAGCTGAACTTGTCTTCTAATTTCTTCAATGGGTCTCTACCACCAGAAATTGGAAATCTCAAGGATGCAATACTTTTGGATCTTTCCTGGAATCAAATCTCAGGCAACATTCCTAGTACAGTGGGAGGTCTACAAAAAttgattcaattatcattggCTCATAACAGAATTGAAGGATCTCTTCCTGACACTATTGGGAAACTTTTAACTTTGGAAGCACTGGATCTTTCATATAACAATATATCTGGTGTGATCCCAAAGTCATTAGAGGAACTTAAGCAACTAGGCTCCTTTAATGTCTCATTCAACAGGTTACACGGGGAAATTCCGAATGGAGGACCGTTTGTTGATCTCCCTTACCAGTCTTTCATGTCGAATGAAGGATTGTGTGGTAACCTTCAAAAGCATGTACCAGCTTGTCCTTCTAATAATCATTCtaattcaaagaaaagaagacTCGTATGGATTGTCGTTGCCTCGTCAGTTATATCTGTAATAGGGCTTGCTTCAGCAATAGTTTTCATGTTGATGAGACGTCGGGGTAAAACAGTCAATGCTGAAGATGAGTGGTTGCCCGAGGTAGCACCGCAAAGAATTTCTTACTATGAACTTCAAAGAGCAACTCAGGGCTTTGATGGAAATAACCTGCTAGGTAGTGGAAGTTTTGGTTCTGTTTACAAAGGGACATTGGCAGATGGAATGATAGTAGCTGTTAAAGTTTTCAATGTGCAGATGGAAGGTACATTTCAAACCTTTGATAGAGAATGTGAAATATTGCGTAATCTTCGTCACAGAAATCTCATTAAGATCATTAGCAGCTGTTGTAACTTGGATTTTAAAGCATTGATACTTGAGTACATGCCAAATGAGAGTTTAGACAAGTTGCTATATTCTCGAGATTATTCTttaaatataatgcaaagattgAATATCATGGTCGATGTTGCATCTGCTCTAGAGTATCTTCATCATGGTTACTCAGTACCAATTATTCACTGTGATTTGAAGCCGAGCAACGTCTTACTTGACAACGACATGGTGGGCCACCTGAGTGACTTTGGCATTGCTAAACTTTTAACTAAGGAAGAATCTATTGCTCACACTACAACCTTTGCAACAATTGGTTACATTGCTCCAG agtatGGTTCGGAAGGCCTTATATCCAAGAGGTCTGATGTTTATAGTTATGGTATTATGCTGCTGGAAATATTTACCAAGAAGAAACCTAATGATGAAATGTTCactggagatttgaatttgagaaGCTGCGTGCATAATTCGCTTCCTGATGAGTTGGATCAATTCATAGATACTGACTTACTAACGTTGGATGAACAAAACTCAAGTCAAAAGCTACAATGTCTGACATTGATTATGGAGTTAGCCATGAATTGCACAACCAATATTCCAGGTGAAAGGATGAACATGGTTGATGTTGTAGCAGCATTGAAAAAGATCAAACAGAAGCTTTCTTCCTATTATTGA